The following nucleotide sequence is from Nocardioides eburneiflavus.
CAGATCGCCGCGATGGGCCGGTTCCTGCGGGACGAGGACGCGGCCGGCCGCGGCTACCAGCCCGCCGCCGACCGGATCTTCCGGGCGTTCGAGCGCCCGCTGGCCGACGTACGTGTCCTCGTCGTCGGGCAGGACCCCTACCCCAACCCGACGCACCCGATCGGGCTCAGCTTCGCCGTCGAGCGGCACGTGTGGCCGCTGCCGCCGAGCCTGGTCAACATCTACGTCGAGCTGCGCGACGACCTCGGCATCGTGCCGCCCCGCCACGGTGACCTGTCGGCGTGGGCCGACCAGGGGGTGATGCTGCTCAACAGGTCGCTCACCGTCCGGCCCCACGACTCCAACAGCCACCAGGGCAAGGGGTGGGAGGCCGTCACCGAGCGGGCGATCGTGGCGCTGGCCGAGCGCGGCGGGCCGTGCGCGGCAATCCTCTGGGGTCGGCACGCCCAGTCGCTCAAGCCCCTGCTCGAGCCGGTCCCGTGCGTGGAGTCGGCCCACCCGTCGCCGCTCAGCGCGCGCCGCGGGTTCTTCGGGTCGAAGCCATTCAGCCGTGTCAACCGGCTGCTGGAGGAGCAGGATGGTGACCCGGTCGACTGGGCCCTCCCGGAATATAGTTGAATCATGAACTATTGAGGATGTCATGAACGAACGAATGCCTGCCCTCTACATCGGCCACGGTGCGCCGCCCCTGCTCGACGACCCCGTGTGGTCGGGCCAGCTCTCCGCATGGGCCGGCGACCTGCCGCGCCCGACGGCGATCCTGATCGTCTCCGCGCACTGGGAGTCCGCACCGGTGAGCCTGAGCGCCAGCGGTGCCCCGCTGGTCTACGACTTCGGCGGGTTCGCGCCGAAGTACTACCAGATGACCTACGAGACCCCCGACGCCTCGGCACTGGCCCGTCGGGTGGCCGCGATGATGCCCAGCGGCGAGCCGGTTCACCAGCACGCCTCGCGCGGCCTCGACCACGGCGCGTGGGTGCCGCTCAAAATCATGTTCCCCGAGGCCGACATCCCGGTGCTCCAGATGTCGCTGCCGACCGACGACCCCCACCGCCTGATGAGGCTCGGCGAGCGGCTGCGCCCGCTCCGCGACGAGGGCGTGCTGATCATCGGCTCCGGCTTCCTCACCCACGGCCTCCCGTTCCTCACCGAGTGGCGCATCGACGCC
It contains:
- a CDS encoding uracil-DNA glycosylase, whose translation is MSALAGLVEKGRVAPDWAEALAPVDEQIAAMGRFLRDEDAAGRGYQPAADRIFRAFERPLADVRVLVVGQDPYPNPTHPIGLSFAVERHVWPLPPSLVNIYVELRDDLGIVPPRHGDLSAWADQGVMLLNRSLTVRPHDSNSHQGKGWEAVTERAIVALAERGGPCAAILWGRHAQSLKPLLEPVPCVESAHPSPLSARRGFFGSKPFSRVNRLLEEQDGDPVDWALPEYS
- a CDS encoding dioxygenase family protein, whose protein sequence is MNERMPALYIGHGAPPLLDDPVWSGQLSAWAGDLPRPTAILIVSAHWESAPVSLSASGAPLVYDFGGFAPKYYQMTYETPDASALARRVAAMMPSGEPVHQHASRGLDHGAWVPLKIMFPEADIPVLQMSLPTDDPHRLMRLGERLRPLRDEGVLIIGSGFLTHGLPFLTEWRIDAAVPGWSRDFDLWAADALTRGDVDTLSDYKAKAPGMPYAHPTVEHYTPLFVTLGAATTADDPGIQVIDGYWMGLSKRSLQVA